In SAR324 cluster bacterium, the sequence ATGATGTTCTCAAGCAACAGCTAGAAAGTCTCCGTTCTGGGCCAGCTGTACTACAGGAAGTCAATGCGTTCTGGGAGGTGGCCCAACGTCCAATTTCGCTCTGGATGGAAGGGCCAGCTGAAGGAATTACATTGCTAAATGCCACTCTTGAAAAACTAGAGCAGGCTATTGCAAAACAAATGGCTGGAGAGTCGTTGGTACCACAGGTGGCAGTTCCCAACATGCTGATGAGACCGAAACAGGAATTCAGGCGTTTTACACTGCGCTATCTGTCTGTGGTCCTCGGATGATCATGGCAGAAGGACAGTAGATTACGTTACCCAGCACAGAAGACCAACTGCGGGAATTTTTCCAGCAAGCCCTTGATTTTGTAGAGACTCAGCCCCAACCGTTGATCTTGCCAGATCGCCAGAACAATGCCTTACTGATTCGAGGAACCAAAGCACAGCTACAACTGGTGGAAGAACTGATTGTGTTGTGGGATCAACCGAGCCCTTTGATTTGCATCGAAGCACATATTTTTGAAATCATAGAGAAAATTTCTCGGGAATTGGGGCTATGCTGGTGGGGCACTGGCTTTTCTGCTGATGGGGTACGCGCTCTGGAAGGCCCAGACTTTGGTCTGAGTTGGACAGCGGGTCCTTTTGATATCAGTCGTGGTGTCCGCATTGACGCGATGCTGCGAATGCTGCAAGAGCAGGGAGAAGGTCGGGTGCTCTCGCGTCCTGTTGTGGTTACCCTGAATGGTCTTGAGGCAGAGATGAGCAGTGGCTCATTGCTGAGTGTGCGTTTGGTAAGTGATACGGACGTGAAATTACAGCAGATTCAGACTGGTGTAACGCTAAGGTTCACTCCACGTTGGATTGAACCTCGAGGCTCTGGTCAGGATGGTCATGTGCAGGTTAGTATTCATGCAGAAACAAGCACACCACTGCAGGACAATGCGATTGATGGCATTCCCCAGATCAACAGTCAGAAAGGCAGAAGTTCCTTGATGGTCTCTAATGGTTAACCCATTTTGATGGGAGGAATGATTCGCCAGCAAAGCTCTAACAGTACGCAGGGCGTCCCTTTGTTTCAGGATCTACCATTGCTGGGCCCGCTCTTTGGACTGAGAGATGATCAACAAGTGTTTGATCATGTGCTGGTCTTTGTCATCCCCACTCTTTTAGACGATGTTGCTCCTTTGAGCCTACCCAGCTTGCCAGAGTTGACACCGGAGTGAGCCAGTAAATTGCTGGAACCCTGAGATCTCCGAAGCGTATGGAGAAATTCAGAGATTGCAGCCGATGTCTTGACTGGGGTATGAATGATGGAAACTTTTCGTAACCAAGAACCTCTCTTGCACAATCATCCATGACCGAGCAACTCTTCGATTCGGAAATCTACCTGGGCCGTAAGCGTCGGGAAAGAATCTTGAGTTGGGGTTCGATGATTCTTGGGTCACTGATCTTACTGGATAGTGGAGCACCGATTCCTTTTCCCCTGGTTGGTCTCCCATCTATTCTCGTTGGTGGTGCCTTGTTTGGCTTTGGGTACTACCAATATGGCATCTATCGCCAATTACCATTGCATGAGGCTGTCCAACTAGCACGTAGTCAAAGTGGAGAGTTGAGCCGAACTGATTTGTTCCTTCAGTTGCGCCTGACTGCCAAGCAAACCGACGAAATCTTGCATGAATTAGTAAGCGCAGGACTGCTAGAACCGGTCAGTCCTGATCTGCCAGCTGAACAGGAGATGCGCTACCGTTTGCTCAAGTAAGATGCTTCCAAAACTCTCTCCTCCCTGGCTTTGGCGCAATCCATTGCTCCGCGCTGCTCTGGCTGCTCTTGCGTTTGTTTACGAAGCACTGCTGCTGCTACGCCTATGGATGTATCGTCATGGATTGATCACAACCTTTCACCCTCCTGTGCCAGTCATTGCTGTAGGAAACCTTACAGTAGGGGGCGCTGGCAAGACTCCAGTTATCGAAATGCTCATGCGTTCCCTGCAGCAGCAGCAAAGAAGAGTTGTGATTCTCAGTCGGGGTTATGGAAGGTGTTCCAAAGCGACTCTCCAACGTTTCTGTTCAACCGATGCTCCTTGGCCACTGAGCCCAAAATTATTAGGTGATGAACCGGCCTGGCTAGCTCAACGTCATCCTGAGATGCCAATCTATGTCGGATCTTCTCGAATTCGTAATGCGCGCTGGGCTTTGCTCCGTGATCGACCTGATCTGATTCTGCTGGATGATGCCTACCAACATCTTGCTGTAGCAAGAGATCTCAACCTGCTGCTAATTGATGCAGAGCGAGGCCTTGGCAATCGCCAACTCCTTCCACTGGGTGAGTTGCGTGAGCCTGAGCATCACTGGAACCGGGCTGATGCGATTCTACTGACTAAAGCCAACCTGGGTTTCTCTGATGCCTGGATGCATTTGTTGCGGCAGGAACTCAAGGTAAATCGGCCAATCTTTCGCTGTGACTATCTACCCGTCCGCTTACGAAGATTGGATGGTCAGGAAGTGAGAGATACCAAAACACTGGCTAAGGAAGTTATTTTTGCCAATTGTGGCATTGCCCAACCTGAAGGCTTCGCTCAAGTACTGCGACCTCTCTGTCAGAGCTTGGAAGAACTTTCGAGCTGGCCCGACCATCATTCCTACACTGGTGAAGACGTTCAGCGTTTGCTTTGGCTTCGGCGTAAAAGCCGTGCGCAGCGTTGGGTTACAACAGAGAAGGATGCAGTCAAACTAGCTGCCTTTGCAGAGTTGGCTGAAATCGTCTGGATTTTAGAGATGGAGGTGGTACCAGAGCCGTCTTGGCATCAGTTCTTTAGTGGCTTTTTGCAATGTCATCCGTTAAAGTGAAGCTTTTATAACTCTAATCTGGAGTAGATGCTGATGGCGCTTTTACAGGTTCATGAATTCCCAGATCCAATCCTGCAGCAGCACGCCATGCCGGTTACGGTTTTTGATGATAAATTGCGCCAACTTGCTGCGGACATGTTGGAGACCATGTATGAAGAAAGAGGCATTGGCTTGGCAGCCAACCAAGTAGCAGTCCTCAAACAAATTGTTGTGGTCGATGTGATGGCAGGAGATGAAGATCACGGCCAGCGAGAGCCCCAAGTGTTGGTCAATCCAAAGATCGTAGATGCTAGTGGAGAGACAGCAATCGAGGAAGGTTGTCTGAGTGTCCCAGAATTTCGTGCAGAAGTCCCCCGTGCTGAGAAAATCACAGTTGAATACCAAGATCTGGAGGGACAACCGCAGACATTGGAGGCAGACGGACTATTGGCCATCTGTCTACAACACGAGTTTGATCATCTACGTGGACGTCTGTTCATTGATTATCTCCCGCCACTCAAGCAACGAATGGTGAAAAAGCGGCTCGCAAAATTGGCACGGATGCCTGCATGATTCGATGGTTCGGTCTGCTCTGCTGCGGTTTGCTCCTGGTTGGATCACTGCAGGCACGCACATTCAGTTACCAAAAGGCAACGGTGATCACCCAGAGAGGTGTGGAAATCCCTGTCGAAGTCTCGGATACTCCAGCCAAACGACAACAAGGCTTGAGTGACCGTCCACAACTCAAACCAGGATGGGGCATGCTGTTCGTGTTTGAGCGTTCAGGGCGTCATGGTTTCTGGATGAAAGATATGAACTTTCCAATCGATATTCTCTGGCTACGCAATAGCCGTGTAGTTTATGTGGCAGAGAATGTACCCCCACCCTCTTCTGGTGAAACATCCGTGACCATCACCCCAGACAAGTCGGCCAATCTGGTTCTGGAACTGGACGCAGGGCAAGCTCGTGCACTCGGTCTTGCTGTTGGTAGCACCCTTGACTACCGCTGGTGAGGCGATGAGGCCTTCCCTATGAGCAAAGATTCCTTGACGGTTGTTCGTAGCAACGGTGATCGTGAACCGTTTCTGCGCGGCATCATGACACGCACTCTGACAGAGCAGGGTGTGTCCTTCGAAAAGGCCTACCTCATTACGAAGGAAGTTAAGAAGAAGCTAAGCCGACGCCGACAGATTACCTCAACAGATCTGGGACTGCTGCTGGAAAAATACCTGGAGCAGAAGCATCCTCATCTTCAGCGTAATCCTGTCAAATCAGAGCTTCCTCAACTCTGGGTACATCGTGGTGAGAGTCGTTATCCTTTTTCAAAAGGGATGCTCAGCCAGTCGATCACTTCTGCAGGGATTTCGCCAGGCAAGGCTTACCTGATTTCTCGCCAGATTGAGCAGGATCTGATCCTCTTGGGCAAAATGGAGATCAAGTCGGAGGAACTGATCCAGTTGGTGCGGCAGCAGCTGCAAGCACAGTTTAGCCCTGACATTGCTCGTACTTATGAAGTCGCCAGTCGGATCAATGATCTGCCTCATCCCGTAATTCTCTACGTCGCTGGTGCCCCAGGAACGGGAAAATCGACATTGGCCCAGGCACTTGCCAGCCGTTTAGGAATTCTCAATGTGGTGGGCACGGACAGTATCCGCGAAGTGATGCGCCTTTCTTTCAGTAAAGAGATTGTGCCAACGCTTCATGTCTCTTCCTTCGAAGCAGGCAGTCAGTTGTTTTTTGATGAAAAGAAAGCCTCACAAGAAAGAATGGTTGCAGGTTTTGTTCTGCAGTCCCAGCAGGTATGTGTGGGAATACGCGCGATGGTGCGCAGAGCGATTGCCGAAGGCACAAATTTACTGATTGAAGGAGTTCACTTACTACCGTTTCTGGTCAGGATGCCGGAGTTTGAGGGCCATGCCTACCACATCCCGCTACTGCTTCGACTTCAGGAAGGAGAAAATCATATGAATCGTTTCCGAATCCGAGGCAAGTTGCAGCAGCGTCGAGCAGAGAAACACTACCTCAAACACTTTGAGGAAATTCGTACCGTTCATGAATACTACCACCAGCAGGCCCAGCAATTTGACTTGGATCAGGTCGATAACGTGGAGTTGGACCAGACCATCCAACAATCGCTGCAAATTGTTCTCAGTAACCTGCAGGAACAACTCGCCAATTAATTCTTTCCCTTTCGTGCATACAGTTTTGTGAGTTCAGTGGCCTCTGGCCTTCCTCTAACGACAGAACAACAGGCAGTAGCCATCCGGATTATCTGGGCTGCTCGCTTGGTCGTACTGTTTCCGATGATCAGTGTCGGTATCTGGTTTGTCTACATTCCCTGGAAGGTTGCTTCGCTTAATCTGACCCCACTGGATTTCAGCAAGCTGCTGCTCTGCTTCGCCATCAGTTCCATTACCTCGACACAAATTGGAGGGCGTCGACTGATTCCTCGCTTTGGAGCGGGGCCATTGATGATTGCAGCGATGTTTTGTTTTTCCCCTTGCCTTGCACTGGCTGTCCTTGCTCCTACCTATGTTACGGTGTTGTTGGCAATTATCCCATGTGGTTTCTTCTTTGGCTTTGTTGCTCCTTCTGCCACGGCAGAAACCTTCCGGATGGAGAAGTTGACCGGCCGCTTTCTGATGCCGATGCACAGCGCCTTCTTCTCTATCGGGTCGCTAGTCGGATCGGTGGTTGGTGGAACCCTCGTACAGTTCGAGGTTTCAGCTTACTGGGTCTTTCCTGTGACTGCGGGTATTGGAATGCTTGTGAGCTTGTTACTCTGGAAGATTTGTTTGCAGGGAGAGTGTCTGGCTCGTACACAGGCACTGCCATTGCGACTACCAGATCGAAGAGTTTTGGGATTCGGTATTCTTGGTGCTCTCAGTCTGAGCACGATTGGCATTGTCCTCGATTGGTCTGCGCTTTGGTTAACACAGGATATGTTCGTACCAATGGCTTACGGAGGGGCGATTATTTTTGCATTTAGCCTAGGTGAAATTGCAGCACGATTACGTGGAGAATCGCTGATTCAGCGTTTTGGAGAAATGCGTATTGGAAGTCATGCGATGATTTTGGGAGGAGTGGTTCTACTTCCAGCTGTGCTTTCTCAAAATCCTACGCTGATCGTAGTGGTTTTCCTCTTCTTTGGCTTTGTCAGCGCTAACTTTTTCCCCACTGTGATGCGTAATGCTGCTGAGATTGACCCTGAAAATGCCGGGGTCAACATCGCAGATGTTAATACCTTGTCAATGGCAGGAATGCTCTTCGGCCCTCCATTAGTTGGTTACATTGCCGAACATTATTCACTCACCCATACGATGGCACTGCTGGCTGTCATCTGGGGTTGTAACGGAGTGGGGATGTACTTCCTGCTGAGAGCTAAACAACAGCGAACCCAGCACATCTCGATTGCCTGATTGCTACACTTCAAAATCGAAGAAACC encodes:
- the lpxK gene encoding tetraacyldisaccharide 4'-kinase, translated to MLPKLSPPWLWRNPLLRAALAALAFVYEALLLLRLWMYRHGLITTFHPPVPVIAVGNLTVGGAGKTPVIEMLMRSLQQQQRRVVILSRGYGRCSKATLQRFCSTDAPWPLSPKLLGDEPAWLAQRHPEMPIYVGSSRIRNARWALLRDRPDLILLDDAYQHLAVARDLNLLLIDAERGLGNRQLLPLGELREPEHHWNRADAILLTKANLGFSDAWMHLLRQELKVNRPIFRCDYLPVRLRRLDGQEVRDTKTLAKEVIFANCGIAQPEGFAQVLRPLCQSLEELSSWPDHHSYTGEDVQRLLWLRRKSRAQRWVTTEKDAVKLAAFAELAEIVWILEMEVVPEPSWHQFFSGFLQCHPLK
- the def gene encoding peptide deformylase, producing MALLQVHEFPDPILQQHAMPVTVFDDKLRQLAADMLETMYEERGIGLAANQVAVLKQIVVVDVMAGDEDHGQREPQVLVNPKIVDASGETAIEEGCLSVPEFRAEVPRAEKITVEYQDLEGQPQTLEADGLLAICLQHEFDHLRGRLFIDYLPPLKQRMVKKRLAKLARMPA
- a CDS encoding DUF192 domain-containing protein, whose protein sequence is MIRWFGLLCCGLLLVGSLQARTFSYQKATVITQRGVEIPVEVSDTPAKRQQGLSDRPQLKPGWGMLFVFERSGRHGFWMKDMNFPIDILWLRNSRVVYVAENVPPPSSGETSVTITPDKSANLVLELDAGQARALGLAVGSTLDYRW
- a CDS encoding AAA family ATPase codes for the protein MSKDSLTVVRSNGDREPFLRGIMTRTLTEQGVSFEKAYLITKEVKKKLSRRRQITSTDLGLLLEKYLEQKHPHLQRNPVKSELPQLWVHRGESRYPFSKGMLSQSITSAGISPGKAYLISRQIEQDLILLGKMEIKSEELIQLVRQQLQAQFSPDIARTYEVASRINDLPHPVILYVAGAPGTGKSTLAQALASRLGILNVVGTDSIREVMRLSFSKEIVPTLHVSSFEAGSQLFFDEKKASQERMVAGFVLQSQQVCVGIRAMVRRAIAEGTNLLIEGVHLLPFLVRMPEFEGHAYHIPLLLRLQEGENHMNRFRIRGKLQQRRAEKHYLKHFEEIRTVHEYYHQQAQQFDLDQVDNVELDQTIQQSLQIVLSNLQEQLAN
- a CDS encoding MFS transporter, giving the protein MASGLPLTTEQQAVAIRIIWAARLVVLFPMISVGIWFVYIPWKVASLNLTPLDFSKLLLCFAISSITSTQIGGRRLIPRFGAGPLMIAAMFCFSPCLALAVLAPTYVTVLLAIIPCGFFFGFVAPSATAETFRMEKLTGRFLMPMHSAFFSIGSLVGSVVGGTLVQFEVSAYWVFPVTAGIGMLVSLLLWKICLQGECLARTQALPLRLPDRRVLGFGILGALSLSTIGIVLDWSALWLTQDMFVPMAYGGAIIFAFSLGEIAARLRGESLIQRFGEMRIGSHAMILGGVVLLPAVLSQNPTLIVVVFLFFGFVSANFFPTVMRNAAEIDPENAGVNIADVNTLSMAGMLFGPPLVGYIAEHYSLTHTMALLAVIWGCNGVGMYFLLRAKQQRTQHISIA